In Actinoplanes sp. NBC_00393, a single genomic region encodes these proteins:
- a CDS encoding MarR family winged helix-turn-helix transcriptional regulator has product MTAMAPTRTETDLSFLLDHTSHVLRTRMTAALAEIGLTPRMHCVLVHALEEERTQIQLAELGDMDKTTMVVTVDALEKAGYAVRRPSSTDRRARIIAVTETGTRIAERSQEIVDGVHRDALGSLPEDEREVLVRALNRLATGHLATPAESAQPARRPRERTK; this is encoded by the coding sequence ATGACCGCGATGGCACCGACCCGCACCGAGACCGACCTGTCCTTCCTGCTGGATCACACCAGCCACGTGCTCCGCACCAGGATGACCGCGGCGCTCGCCGAGATCGGCCTGACCCCGCGCATGCACTGCGTGCTGGTGCACGCCCTGGAGGAGGAGCGGACCCAGATCCAGCTGGCCGAGCTGGGCGACATGGACAAGACCACCATGGTGGTCACGGTCGATGCCCTGGAGAAGGCGGGGTACGCGGTACGCCGCCCGTCGAGCACCGACCGGCGGGCCCGGATCATCGCCGTCACCGAGACCGGCACCCGGATCGCCGAGCGCAGCCAGGAGATCGTCGACGGCGTGCACCGCGACGCGCTGGGCTCGCTGCCCGAGGACGAGCGCGAGGTGCTGGTCCGGGCACTGAACCGCCTGGCCACCGGGCACCTGGCCACCCCAGCGGAGAGCGCCCAGCCGGCCCGCCGCCCACGGGAGCGCACAAAGTAG